From the Pleurodeles waltl isolate 20211129_DDA chromosome 6, aPleWal1.hap1.20221129, whole genome shotgun sequence genome, the window TAGCTCTTTTGATAAGGACTTATGCAAACACTATTTCTGTCATCTGGGGGTAGCTCTGCTATTTAAAACATAGACATATAACGGCAGTTAACCTAACAAATAACAGCTCTGTGAGCTCCGTTTATCCTGCTAGGTAGTTTGGCTGCTTAACATTCTCAAGTTGGTACTCTGTAGGATGCATACAAAAGTTGCAAAAGTCACACAACAGCCAAACTCTGGGTCAGGATTGGGCTTGGCAGAATCCCCTACAAGTGTTACACATAAATGGAAGATGACCTATATAAGGTTCTCATCGAAACAAAAGGATGGGGCCTGTGTAGCACTACTTAACCTCTCACAGCCGTTCACCCTTCTAGGATTCAGAAATGAAGTGCCACTAAATTAGGTGGCTAATTGAACTGTTAAGCACCTATTTGCAATTCAGTTGAATTCTCCCTCTTCTCTTTGAGCGTATTTGCATCTATTTCCGGTCCCCAACTATCATGTATTTCCTCTACTGCCAATCCTTCTCATGAGGTACCAGGTTGCACCTCCCTCTCAGTAGGAATGACCCTTTCCCCAGGACACTGACATTAGACGGTCATTCTGTCACTTTGACACATCTAATAGCATAACATCATCACTTTCTCTGGCCCTCCTAGCTCTAACATTTCAAATCACAGCTACTCGTTTCTTGCCCTTCCCTTCTCTGTATCACTCCCTTCTTTCATCATCGCAAACCCGTGCACTCAGAGAACTTCCATCCCCTCGCGACATAACTCACTTCCCATCAAAGAATCCTGCTCACCGTGTGCTTGTTTTTTCATAAGTCAGGTACTAAAATAACGCTGCTCCCGTTGGATACATGATTAATGTATAAGAAACACCTTCCGGTCGTAAACTGGACTCAATAACTTGACTCCCAGAGGGGATCTCCCAGACACAAAGATTATACTAtcttggtatttgatgtggtttcctgTGAATAATAAACTGTATTTCAGATGTTGCTTGCGTCCACTTTTTGCAACTTTGTAACATTGTAAATAACATATTTTTACCACTAAGCTCATTGTTACTCAGGTCATTACCCACTCAATGATGATTCCTGTCATGATCCTTAACCTTTAACATGTGCGTTactgatacatacacacacatctcagCAAAGAGTGCTTAACTCAATTAGGTAGTTTAGTTGCTTTGGTATAGCAATGAAGTTGCTAGTTGTGGTCCTGCAAAAACAGTTGTCTCATACCAGCTTTCATGTTTGGCTAAACAGTGGGATCTTGACCTGGCCAGTGCATCTCTGAAGGCCGAGGTTCTCTGATGTACAAAATTGTACACCTGAAAGTGCTTAGACAGCTCTACCTGCAGGGACTTGGCGCTATATGTGGAACTGACCATTTCGTGGGGCAGCACTACAGTAATGTAATTGAATCGGAGATGTCACTGCCTGTTCCACCTTACCTCCATGTAGGGCACGACCCTGCAGGATATGTCTCCCAAGAGCCTCTTCTTTGTGATCTCGTTGAAGATGACCACCGGAAGGCAGAAGAAGAGCACCAGGAAGTCCCAGAAGGCCAGGCTGGCCAAGATGGAGTTCCAGGCACTCTTCATGTAGTAGTTATGCCACACGATGCACATGATGGACAGGTTGCCGATGATGCCCACGGCGAAGACGATCAGTGAGAGCAGCATCACGGCGTAGGCGCTATATGAGTTCTCCGTCATGGGGTACAGTGGGTTCTGGACCTGGGGGCGCTTCTGGCCGGTCGCGGTTTTGTTCCCCAGAGGTCCCCTCTCAGCCTTGTCGGTCCCCGAGGCCCCTCCATGTCCACCTTTGGAAGGGTCTGTGCTTGAAGGAAGCAGGGGCTTGGTAGGCCTCAGGTGGGCCGGGTCAATGAGTCGAGGGTACTCGGCGATTACTCTTGGCTCATACTGCTGCACAGCCTTGGCATCATCGTCCTCTGCACCTCTGCGGGCTCGCAACAAGGTCCCAGGGGTGTCCGGGGCACTCCGCCGTCGCCCCCTGCTCATTCGAAGCCAATATTGCCCAGGTGTTTCCACTGACGGGTTCCCCGTCCCTCGGTTTTCCGAAAACATCTCTTCCGCAGCCTCTGGACCCGTCCTCCAAGGGTCGCCAGCTTGCCAGATAAACGAAGCAACCTCGGACGTGTCGGTGTCCCCGCTGATAGCCATGATATCTCCAGGGCGCAGGACGAGGCAATGAAACACCCACCAAGCAAGCAACATGCTGCTTTCACCACAAAAAGTTAGCATAAAAGTTTTGATGAGAACTTGGTGTTGCTTTCTTCGTAGCCGATCCAGGAGCCTGCACACAGGAGGTTTTAAAAGCGAGATGCTCAGTAGCAAAACGTCGaaggcacagcaacagatgatgtTTTATGCCTTCAATGCGCCTTACTCACATACACGAGGACAAATCTTCACACACTGAGAAGAAAATACATTTGCGGAGAGAAACCATTGCAGTCTGTCTCTGCCGGCTTCCCCTGCTGATTTGGGTGTTCTTTAGATCCCATACAAGCTTATGAAGCAGCTCTTTtattcttctctccccctccccatcccttGGTCTCCCACAACTCCATCTCCCGCGCAACCCGCCTTCACTTTGAAATACCAAAGTAGTCTGGTGTTCTATTGCCTCCCGGTGGCCATGGCACTGTAGTGCGTCACTACTCACTCAGGAGCAGCCACGGAAAACTGGCAGCATCCACCGAATTTAAAGCAAGCAGTTACTACCAATTTCATCCTTCCAGAACGGATCAAATTAGGTCTGTTGATCTGCGATGATCATAGAGTTTCTTTTATTTTTGAATACAGGTTTATTTCTGCACCATGTGGCAATCAGAACGTAAAAACACCACATTATAAATCTCACCAAATAAGATGCACACATAACTGGCCAAAAAAGCCAGTATctttgtttatgttttgtttttcttcacccAGCTCATCCTAATTCTTGGGTATGAAGTCAAAATCTGAATAGTGGGTACAAACACGAAGGACAAAATGTGAATTTTACAGCCATAAATTCTTGATATTCTTTGAATATTT encodes:
- the GPR37L1 gene encoding G-protein coupled receptor 37-like 1 isoform X1; translation: MLTFCGESSMLLAWWVFHCLVLRPGDIMAISGDTDTSEVASFIWQAGDPWRTGPEAAEEMFSENRGTGNPSVETPGQYWLRMSRGRRRSAPDTPGTLLRARRGAEDDDAKAVQQYEPRVIAEYPRLIDPAHLRPTKPLLPSSTDPSKGGHGGASGTDKAERGPLGNKTATGQKRPQVQNPLYPMTENSYSAYAVMLLSLIVFAVGIIGNLSIMCIVWHNYYMKSAWNSILASLAFWDFLVLFFCLPVVIFNEITKKRLLGDISCRVVPYMEVSSLGVTTFSLCALGIDRFHAVTSPPSKVRPIEQCHSIIAKLAIIWVGSMTLSLPEILLWEITQDTSPVSGMVTEYCVMKPSTNLPQSIYSLVITYQNARMWWYFGCYFCLPILFTITCQLVTRRIHSTEKTIECHSLKHSQRENQLNWTVVGLTIVYGICTIPENICNVLVAYTALDMSKQTLDLLNLINQFFMFFKSSVTPVILLCLCKSLGQAFMDCCCCCCEECGQDNSSSEGSDSKLKAEMSSSIFFDKSRDSPPPIMALGTPC
- the GPR37L1 gene encoding G-protein coupled receptor 37-like 1 isoform X3, translated to MLTFCGESSMLLAWWVFHCLVLRPGDIMAISGDTDTSEVASFIWQAGDPWRTGPEAAEEMFSENRGTGNPSVETPGQYWLRMSRGRRRSAPDTPGTLLRARRGAEDDDAKAVQQYEPRVIAEYPRLIDPAHLRPTKPLLPSSTDPSKGGHGGASGTDKAERGPLGNKTATGQKRPQVQNPLYPMTENSYSAYAVMLLSLIVFAVGIIGNLSIMCIVWHNYYMKSAWNSILASLAFWDFLVLFFCLPVVIFNEITKKRLLGDISCRVVPYMEVSSLGVTTFSLCALGIDRFHAVTSPPSKKQPLR
- the GPR37L1 gene encoding G-protein coupled receptor 37-like 1 isoform X2 produces the protein MLTFCGESSMLLAWWVFHCLVLRPGDIMAISGDTDTSEVASFIWQAGDPWRTGPEAAEEMFSENRGTGNPSVETPGQYWLRMSRGRRRSAPDTPGTLLRARRGAEDDDAKAVQQYEPRVIAEYPRLIDPAHLRPTKPLLPSSTDPSKGGHGGASGTDKAERGPLGNKTATGQKRPQVQNPLYPMTENSYSAYAVMLLSLIVFAVGIIGNLSIMCIVWHNYYMKSAWNSILASLAFWDFLVLFFCLPVVIFNEITKKRLLGDISCRVVPYMEVSSLGVTTFSLCALGIDRFHAVTSPPSKGKKRAAEDQSKAATTSATAVGSTATSSTITDVSDGLTTPAGVPPILTWKEIVARLWRQRLEAT